DNA sequence from the Bordetella genomosp. 9 genome:
ACGGCGGGCAAGGCCGGGTCGCCGGTGATGTGGTCGATGCCGGCGGCGATGGACTGGATCAGCTTCAGCCCGGGCATCCGGGCCAGCAGGCCGCGCGGCGGCATCCAGCACACCGCCGCATCGATCTCCCGAAGATCGCCCAGCGCAGGCTCCAGGCGCACGTCGGCTTCCGGAAACAGTTCGGCGAAGGCCGGCAGCAGATAACGCATATCGAGCTGCGTGCTGAGCAATGCGACACGCGGGCGCCATCCGTCGAATCCGGCAAAAGCTTGCACATCGTCCGGGCATGCATCGCCCACGCCACGCATCGCGATATCGGTCATCCTCGTTCCGCCTGTCCGTCTTCGATGCGCGCCAGCCTGGGTACGGCGTCGATCAGCGTCCGCGTGTACGCGTGGCGAGGGTTGCGCAGGACATCCGCGGTGGCACCGTATTCGACGATCCGGCCGCGTTGCATGACGGCGATGTGGTCGCACATTTCCCCGGCCACGCGCAGGTCGTGCGTGATGAACACCATGGCCAGCCGGAACTGCTCGCGCACGCGGGCGAACAGGTCCAGCACCTGTGCCTGGACGGAAACGTCCAGCGCGGATACCGGTTCGTCCGCGACCAGCAGTTCCGGCTCCATGGCCAGGGCGCGCGCGATGCCGATGCGTTGGCGCTGTCCCCCCGAGAACTCGTGCGGGTTGCGGTCGGCGGCCTCCGGTCCAAGTCCGACCAGCTGCAGCAGTTCGATGGCCTTGGCCATGGCCTGCTTTTTCGGCATGCCTTGGGCGATGGGGCCGGCGGCGATGGTCGCGCCGATACGATGGCGCGGGTTCAGGGATGCATAGGGATCCTGGAACACCATCTGGATGCGGCCCCGGGACAGTTCGCGGAAGCGCGCCCCCGAAAGCAGGTTCTGCCCCTTGAACAGGACGCGGCCGCGATCGAAATCCTGCAGTCCGACGATGCAGCGTCCCACCGTGGATTTGCCGGAGCCGGACTCGCCGACCAGGCCCAGTGTCTGCCCACGGCGCAGCGTGAAGCTGACGTCGCTGACGGCCGGCACTTCGCGGCCGCGGCGGAACAGGCTGCCTGCCGTGACATAGGTCTTGCACAGATCCTGCACTTGCAGCAGATGCAGCGGATCCGGCGCGGCCTCGGCGGCGCGCGGCGTGCCT
Encoded proteins:
- a CDS encoding ABC transporter ATP-binding protein, encoding MSMASTPGMDGDAAPVLDVQDLSIRLPKGGDRELAVRQVSFAILPGQTLCVVGESGSGKSMIANAVMGLLPRPAVSPVAGRILFEGQDLLALDEERLRALRGQRMGMVFQEPMSALNPVMRIGEQIAEVFDAHIRLPAAEKRRRIVAALADVGLPDPELLVDAYPFRLSGGQRQRVMIACALALEPRLLIADEPTTALDVTTQAQILALMRDLQRRRGTALLFITHDFGVVAEIADHVVVMQTGSVVESGPAAQLLSAPRQPYTRQLIAAIPQGTPRAAEAAPDPLHLLQVQDLCKTYVTAGSLFRRGREVPAVSDVSFTLRRGQTLGLVGESGSGKSTVGRCIVGLQDFDRGRVLFKGQNLLSGARFRELSRGRIQMVFQDPYASLNPRHRIGATIAAGPIAQGMPKKQAMAKAIELLQLVGLGPEAADRNPHEFSGGQRQRIGIARALAMEPELLVADEPVSALDVSVQAQVLDLFARVREQFRLAMVFITHDLRVAGEMCDHIAVMQRGRIVEYGATADVLRNPRHAYTRTLIDAVPRLARIEDGQAERG